A genome region from Macaca nemestrina isolate mMacNem1 chromosome 20, mMacNem.hap1, whole genome shotgun sequence includes the following:
- the LOC105487405 gene encoding transcription factor JunD — METPFYGDEALSGLGGGASGSGGSFASPGRLFSGAPPTAAAGSMMKKDALTLSLSEQVAAALKPAAAPPPTPLRADGAPSAAPPDGLLASPDLGLLKLASPELERLIIQSNGLVTTTPTSTQFIYPKVAASEEQEFAEGFVKALEDLHKQNQLGAGAAAAAAAAAAAAGGPSGTATGSAPPGELAPAAAAPEAPVYANLSSYAGGAGGAGGAATVAFAAEPVPFPPPPPPGALGPPRLAALKDEPQTVPDVPSFGESPPLSPIDMDTQERIKAERKRLRNRIAASKCRKRKLERISRLEEKVKTLKSQNTELASTASLLREQVAQLKQKVLSHVNSGCQLLPQHQVPAY; from the coding sequence ATGGAAACACCCTTCTACGGCGATGAGGCGCTGAGCGGCCTGGGCGGCGGCGCCAGTGGCAGCGGCGGCAGCTTCGCGTCCCCGGGCCGCCTGTTCTCCGGGGCGCCCCCGACGGCCGCGGCCGGCAGCATGATGAAGAAGGACGCGCTGACGCTGAGCCTGAGTGAGCAGGTGGCGGCGGCGCTGAAGCCTGCGGCCGCACCGCCTCCAACCCCCCTGCGCGCCGACGGCGCCCCCAGCGCGGCACCCCCCGACGGCCTGCTCGCCTCTCCCGACCTGGGGCTGCTGAAGCTGGCCTCCCCTGAGCTCGAGCGCCTCATTATCCAGTCCAACGGGCTGGTCACCACCACGCCGACGAGCACACAGTTCATCTACCCGAAGGTGGCGGCCAGCGAGGAGCAGGAGTTCGCCGAGGGCTTCGTCAAGGCCCTGGAGGATTTACACAAGCAGAACCAACTTGGTGCGGGCGcggccgccgctgccgccgccgccgccgccgccgccgggggGCCCTCGGGCACGGCCACGGGCTCCGCGCCCCCCGGCGAGCTGGCCCCGGCGGCGGCCGCGCCCGAGGCGCCCGTCTACGCGAACCTGAGTAGCTACGCGGGCGGCGCCGGGGGCGCGGGGGGCGCCGCGACGGTCGCCTTCGCTGCCGAACCCGTGCCCTTCCCGCCGCCGCCACCCCCGGGTGCGCTGGGGCCGCCGCGCCTGGCTGCGCTCAAGGACGAGCCACAGACGGTGCCCGACGTGCCGAGCTTCGGCGAGAGCCCGCCGCTGTCGCCCATCGACATGGACACGCAGGAGCGCATCAAGGCGGAGCGCAAGCGGCTGCGCAACCGCATCGCCGCCTCCAAGTGCCGCAAGCGCAAGCTGGAGCGCATCTCGCGCCTGGAGGAGAAAGTGAAGACCCTTAAGAGCCAGAACACGGAGCTGGCGTCCACAGCGAGCCTGCTGCGCGAGCAGGTGGCGCAGCTCAAGCAGAAAGTCCTCAGCCACGTCAACAGCGGCTGCCAGCTGCTGCCCCAGCACCAGGTGCCCGCGTACTGA